Proteins encoded within one genomic window of Candidatus Berkiella cookevillensis:
- a CDS encoding alpha/beta fold hydrolase codes for MHIVLVHGAWHTASCWKQILKGLQTLGTVHAINMPGRIFENSSTYKRLTLNDYVTTLENYLKSIGEPCIVIGHSLAGLTISQVAENQPHLIKQLIYIAAFIPQSDECLFDIAATISNPGISTEAISYPALNKIEIKRSDRAKSLIYNSCPPLIAEKELQSMIPEPLKAFSTKIKFLSPEGFGSVAKAYVKCLDDRVLLPYDQERMIQRGNVSRVYELKTDHCPFHGHPEALVEVLKQSIQTIL; via the coding sequence ATGCATATCGTTCTCGTTCATGGCGCGTGGCACACAGCTTCATGCTGGAAACAAATATTAAAAGGCTTACAAACGCTGGGCACTGTCCACGCTATTAATATGCCAGGTCGCATTTTTGAAAACTCCTCGACTTACAAGCGACTCACACTGAACGACTATGTAACTACCCTAGAAAATTATCTCAAGTCTATTGGTGAACCTTGCATTGTTATTGGACATAGTTTAGCGGGCTTAACTATCTCTCAAGTTGCAGAAAATCAACCACATCTCATCAAGCAACTGATTTATATTGCTGCTTTTATACCACAATCCGATGAATGCTTATTTGATATTGCCGCTACTATTAGTAACCCAGGTATTTCAACAGAAGCAATATCATATCCCGCTTTAAATAAGATCGAAATTAAGCGATCTGATAGAGCAAAATCTCTGATTTATAATAGCTGCCCGCCTCTAATTGCTGAAAAAGAACTTCAATCTATGATTCCAGAACCTCTTAAAGCATTTAGCACAAAAATAAAATTTTTATCGCCTGAAGGTTTTGGCTCTGTTGCTAAAGCATATGTCAAATGCCTAGACGATAGGGTTCTCTTACCTTATGATCAAGAACGCATGATTCAACGAGGGAATGTCTCTCGTGTCTATGAATTAAAAACCGATCACTGTCCCTTTCATGGGCATCCAGAAGCATTAGTAGAGGTACTAAAACAATCTATTCAAACTATCTTATAA